Proteins from one Erysipelothrix larvae genomic window:
- a CDS encoding HNH endonuclease, giving the protein MAKDFAKSFYKSKQWRVCRDAYYESQFGICERCGRACWRRNDPQYLKLRKEGKEVYYGIVHHIEELNPRNISNPFVSLGWNNLELLCQDCHNKHHNSSKEAIPNDVFFDENGRLTKKKSSI; this is encoded by the coding sequence ATGGCAAAAGACTTTGCGAAGTCTTTTTATAAATCAAAACAGTGGAGAGTATGCAGAGATGCATATTATGAGTCACAATTTGGAATATGCGAACGTTGTGGTCGTGCTTGTTGGAGACGTAATGATCCACAGTATCTTAAGCTTCGTAAAGAAGGTAAGGAAGTATATTACGGAATCGTGCATCACATTGAAGAACTTAATCCGCGTAATATATCAAACCCATTCGTATCATTAGGATGGAACAATCTAGAATTATTATGTCAAGATTGTCATAATAAACATCATAATTCGAGCAAAGAAGCAATCCCAAACGATGTGTTCTTCGATGAAAATGGGCGATTAACAAAGAAAAAGAGCAGTATTTAA